The Carassius carassius chromosome 37, fCarCar2.1, whole genome shotgun sequence genomic sequence ctagtaaaaatttaattatagagctctgtaattgtaattgttactagtaacaatttaattgtagagctctataattgttattgttactagtaaaaaccgaattagagagctctacaatcataattgttactagtaaaaattgaattatagagctctataattgtaattgttactagtacaaattaaattatagagctctttaatttaattgttactagtaaaaatataattacgATGAGTAACGGTGGAACGATTAATATGCTGAAATGGCCTTCCAtaagatactagtacttattttttagatactggtacttattcattagatactagttcttatttaatagctactagtagttattcattaggtactagttcTTATTCTTTAGACACTAGTACCTTTTTTAATCACTACTAGTAACTATTCTTATCTTACTAGTCAGATCTGCTTTTTTACTTGTCTTATGTTATGACTAGTCCAAATGGCTACAGTagagttcaacaaaaaaaaattactagtaaaataaaaaatcatactagtaacatttagaataagtactagtatctaataaatgtgtactagtatctatttaatAGGTACTAGCATCTaattgttacaaacacgccaggttccacctccacgcaatcactacgcacgccctcaccggaatactaagcacatccacctgatcctcatcaccacccaatcacctcagcaccataaaaaccacacacacgcactcaatcgatgtccggtctcgttcgcgacaaggccttacctgtatgctaactctaaggactaactcttcttctacttacctctctccagcgattctccgaagatccagatccccagtgtgcgtgtgtgtggttcaccttcctcctctgacatcttcacccagcctgcacggatccatccctcactccaccctacactacctggtcctctgcttgtgtctgttcaataaaccattctgtctgttactcctcagcctcccgaatgatccgtaacagaagaccgcaccaacaccgccaggcacaagcatgagcctcacggacccctttcaagatctggttaatGCACTCCGAAGGACACTCACGGCAAcaactgcatccccaacaccagcgagcacttccgtcaaTGATGctagcacttcctcaccttccgttcatgccagtcccatggcccggccagcgccctactctggtgcggtggaggaatgcagcggtttcctcctacaatgctcgctggtcctggagatgcaaccgcacttgtaccccactgagagatctaaggtagcctttgtaatttttcaactgcaaggtaaagcactactgtgggcagattcaatatggactTAAAATAatccagttatccagtcttattccagcttcatcgaccatttccgtgcagaccagcttgggactcttccattggtgagaagctgtataatctcaaacaggggaaaatgtctgtcaatgaatatgcccttcagtttaggactctagcggcctccagtggatggaacaaacaggctttactgactacctaccgtcagggattggaacctcgagtgcggcTGCATATGAGGACACCATCGGGCCAGAAAGATTCATCCAGTTTTCCATCCGCTCTGCCACTCTTATGCAGTCGTGCCTCGAAaagcaccagggccaggcatattcctctacgccactctgccgaccagaggccatcagctccccagaaccagccagtgaacccatgctactagactcctatcgtctctctatggctgaacgacaaagacggctggcccagaatctgtgcctctactgtgcagccccggggcatgccatcGCTATAggcccgtccgtcctcctcgtcccatggtgagtgccattctcccttcaagataccaaatgacaccactcaccactgttgtgacacttactgccgctgacatatctcttccagtttccgccctcctcaattctgggtcagccggcaacttcatctccggtgccctctgccgtcagctcaagctcgctaccacggcaacgccgtcagcctaccaagtccacactatcaccggcaagccgttaagcaggagatgcgtgcatcatagtgtgggtcccatatccctccaaaccggactactccatcacaaggaaatccatctgctggttctggaggaatccaccgctgaagtgattctagggcgcccgtggttagagcagcataaccccgtaatctcctggaagacgggcaaagtcctgaagtggggcgacgcctgtttcaagagctgcatctcaggttgtccagttccagccacaccttcccctgaacctcttccagtctgttccacatcaatagagagcccagtggaaaaccaatccatcgccatccctcactgctacgcccccttcagtgacgtcttctgccccaaacgggcctccaagctgcctccacaccggccgtgggactgtgcaatcgatctgctgccgggtgaaccagtgtctaaaggaaggatataccccctatccattcctgaggagaaggccatggaggagtacatcaaggaggtgctggctcagggttatattcgtccatcgacctcccctgctgcttcgagtttcttctttgtggagaaaaaggacggaggtttaagaccatgaattgattatcgggctctcaacaatataacagtgaagttcaggtacccacttcccctcgtcccagctgccttggaacatctccgtggtgccactgtgttcaccaagttggacctccgcagtgcctacaacctcatccggatacgagagggggacgagcccctacaggccactatgaatactgcctgatgccgtatggacttgttaacgccccctccgtattccaggacttcatccacgaggtgctccgggagttcctccacaagttcttcctagtctacattgatgatatcctcatctactcccagagcctggcagaacataaacgccacgttgcggaggtcctgcaacgcctgagggcctaccaactgtatctcaaggccgaaaagtgctctttccatcagccctcagtgcagttccttggatacaacatcagcagcagtggcatccggatggacgaggggaaggtaaatgccgtcagagattggcccagTCCATCCACCATCAAGGAGTTACAGTGGTTCCTtagctttgccaacttctatagatagtttatacaaaacttcagtaccatcaccagccctctcaccagtctcctccgtaataaacccaaatctctctcctggactcctgccgccacagaggccttccacatgCTTAAGGAGGCCTTTACGACTGCCCCACTCAAAGGACTTCTTCCTTTGAAGGGTCTGCCCAAGACCATGGAAACGGCTGAACTGTTATTTAATCATGTCTTCAGGTAATttggcatcccagaggatatcgtctcggaccgaggcccccagttcatctcccgggcatggaaggctttccactcactcctaggtgtggccatcagcctgtcctcacTCCaacggactcactccattccagtgcgtactcggctaccaaccatctctattcccctggtcaggtgaaccctcggatgtccccgccatcgactactggttccgggagagtgagagggtctgggacacggcacaccaccaactccagcgggctttacgcagacgtagaacgacagccgatcagaggccccaacataccaacccggtcagaaggtctggctgtccacccgggacatccgcctgcgtctgccctgccgcaagctaagtcccagattaattggcccattcaccatcatcaagcagatcaatccggtcacgtaaaaactccagttaccccctgaataccgtattcaccccacattccatgtgtctctccttaaacctcaccatccttctgtctctccctccacagtatCTGGCgaaacggaagccccccctccactcctcctagacgacggcgtagcctatgcagtgagtgacatcctggactcccggcggcgtggttgacaactggaatatctagtggactgggaaggatatggtccagaggaaacgttcctgggtcccacgcaacgacatcctggatcctaacttactcgacaccttccactccaatcatcctgaccgaccagctcccaggggaagaggacgtccaccacgttgtcgggtcctcggccctcaggagcgggtcgtggggaggggggtactgttacaaacacgccaggttccacctccacgcaatcactatgcacgccctcaccggaatactaagcacatccacctgatcgtcatcaccacccaatcacctcagtaccataaaaaacacacacgcactcaatcgcaCTTcccgacaaggtcttacctgtatgctaactctaaggactaactcttcttctacttacctctctccagcgattctctgaagatccagatccccaatgtgggtgtgtgtggttcaccttcctcctctgacgtcttcacccagcctgcacggatccatccctcactccaccctacactacctgctcctctgcttgtgtctgttcaataaaccattctgtctgttactcctcagcctcccgagtgatccgtaacactaATGAATGAggaatagtttttaataaataagcactagtacctaatgaataagtactagtatctaataaataagtactagtatttaaTGAATAAGTAAtagtatctaatgattaagtactagtatctaaaaaataattactaataacttgaaaaaagatactagtacagCTTATAGGTTAAATGTTACAAAGGCTTTCCATACACACTGTATTATATTTAGTATAAAGCTAGCTGTTGTTTTTAATGTGAGGGGTGTTACAATTTTAACCCCCTCACTTTAAAAACTACAGCGCTTTGATCATAATGTAACACATCATCTTATTGGGAGATATTTATATAGCTGTCTGCTATATCATTGTAAAGAtatcattgatttacattataaGCTATTAGAATCTTTATGATCATATAAATAATAACGTGCACCAAGCTGCATTATTTTGTTCAGTCTGAATAAAACACATATGCAGACTTTTTATATTTGCTCAATAAGTGGTTCCATTAAAAAATTCTGACAGTTATTTCCTGGTAGGCTtacagttaaaagaaaaaaaagctctgtCCCTTTTAATGTGGGTGGATATGAACAAACCAGGAAGTGACATTTCTTGTTCTCTTTTGGTAGAATACCAAAATGTATGTGACATTGCAGaaagataaaacataaaaacaatcgAAGTTTAAGCTCCCAAATTCTATTAATATTCTTTCTTGTTtcctttttaaaacatattctttTGTAAATTAGGCTGCAATAAGATGcattttcttgttttcttcaCAATAGGTATCAGGTTGCCTATCTTGTTCTCGTTTCTAGTGAAAAGTGCTAAACAGTATCATTTTTACCAACAGCTATACAAAATCACATCAGGAGCTATATTGCATGAAATTAAACCAGAACTGTTTATGATAGTAGACTTTATTGAATACAAATCTATATTTGCAAGTATATTAAATGTAGCAAAGCCTGTTCAGTTATCCTCTTGATCTTCAGCATATTCATCTTCAAAATCCTAAAAAAGATGATTTACAATTGAAATACTGTCTGATAGACCTTTCTTGGCACAACTACATAAAAACAGTGAAGATAATTAACCACAGAATATGGCATAAACAGATTCCACACCTTCTGCTGGGCCTCAGACTTCTCTCCAGGTGTGATGGGATCCTTGTCCAGTCGCTCCAGCTGAGAGAGATGTGAGATCACATACAGCCTGTAATCATCAGTCTTTGCTAAAGGGTTGTCCGAGAGCACAAGGGCCTTCAGTGTTTGCCCCACATTCACTAGAGTTTTCAAAGCCCTCATTGAAGATATAAGGTTTCCCCTTAAGTTAAGAAAAAGAGGGTTGTCAGACAGTGGTAATATAACTCTATGTGAGTCAGATTTGCTTCCTCAATTTCAGAGACTGGGGAAAATGCCAAACCTGGTGCTAAAGTATTTATGTTACCTGACATTAAGATATTGGAGAGATTTCATGTTGGGACTAAGTCCATCTAGTGTTTCTAATTGGTTATCTCTAAGATGAAAAGTGTTGAGATGCAGGAGCTTCTCCAAACCCTCCAATCGCTTTATGTTGTTTTGAGCCTAAATAGTCGGGTAAAGGTGTAAAACGGTAGTTAATTGGAGAAAATCTGTATCATGTACAGTACTTtcatcttcattaaaaataaatacaagctgTTATACCAGATACAAATGGCGTAAATTGGGGAGGTAAATGCCATCTGTAGTTTCCAAACAATTTCCTCTGAGCTCGAGAGTCACCAAATTGGTCAGATTGTGATATTCCAGGCCCTGCATACTTTGGATACCATTACCTAAAACATATAATGAAAGGTTGGTTTAGTGCAGCAGATAAAGCTTAACGTTGCATGGGTATTGTCTAGAGCAGATTACAATGAAATGTAGAAAATGCcagttcttaatttttttaatcacattattGAATCACATATGTTAAATACAGCTAAATACACCACTCTAGATTTGCTTAATGAAACCAGTGTGGTTGGTACTATAGTATAAAATGAGCTTACTATTATCATAAAAGTAAAATAGTCTACTAAATGGATCTAACTAACCAGTGAGATTGAGGGTTTCCAGTGCTGGACCTCCAAAACCTTTAACATCAAATAGGCGGTTGTTGGCAAAGCTGAGCCATTGTAGGTAAGTGAGCTTGCCAAACGGCTGACCCTCAAACCTCTGAAGAAGGTTTCCATCTCCTTTCACCCACAGCAGCTGGGTGAGATCAGCCAAAGGAGAGAAGTCTGACAAATGATTGGAGGAGATGTCCAAGTAGCGCAGATGGATGAAGGAGCTGAGCAAGGCCAGGTCTGTCAGACCCCTGGTTAAGAAAAGTACGgagaaatgttttttaatgtgaaTGGAAGTATGTTGTAAATGATAGGTATAAGAAGAATGCTCAAGACAAGCGTACTTGCTTTTAAGGTCAAGTCTGACATATGCATGAGACAGACCATTCCCTGTGCGACACAATAAGGACAAGCTTTTCACCATCATGTCCTGGGTTAGTGGACAGGGCTTTAGCTGGTAATAAAGTCACATTCATGGACAATCTTAATGTCAGGAATCAGAAAGCTCTTTATTACTgagtatgtttacacacacaaggaatttgacttTGCCACAGGAGCTTCCAAAAGTACAGAAAGTACAGACatcttataaaattattatattttttggtttattttgtatataatataagatAAGACAAAATAAActgcatatttatataaatgatataaatggaTAAATGATACATTGAGTTTTCTGTTAGCTGTTAATGTAAATGTGGGTCACCTGATCCTCTTGTCCTGAAATCTTCTCTTTTCTCTCAGGATCTTCCTCTTCTTCAGTCTCTGCTCTTAACACATCACGTTCATCAGAGTCGGACATTATTCTTCTGTCTGGGTTACCTTGTTGATCAACTTTTCACGGCGTAAACACGGAATGATTCGACGTTTAAATGAATCAGTTCGTTCACAATCATATCATCATCACGCTAGCTGacgttaattaatgaattaacaaaGGATTTGCTTAagcttggagacctggacatgtTTTCTATGTCACTCACGTCGGGCTGAATCGTGTTTGTAGCCGTTTCCATAGTAACACCGCGCGTCTACTGTATTGACCCAGTGCCTAACAACTCCACAGAAATGTGgcgatatatttattttactcatATTTATCTATTATGTGAATGTGTATACATTATATACCCAATTGAATGCCTATATTACAAATCTTGTATCTGAATTAAGGTGAGAACATAGAAGCAATACAGAACACCCGTTTTTTTTTGTCAGTCcgaaaaaaatattctgaaagtTGTTTTATATAAACACAATACGATTCACATATTCGTTTACATATGCATGAATTGCGTACAAAAACTCAGCCATGTAACAGcagttatatataaaaacatttaaaaacaaactgaggagctttgtttttttcttgttttttaagcAAATGTTAGTAACTATCGGTGATCTATATATAAGTTCACTAATAAAGATCAATGAGCCCCActt encodes the following:
- the lrrc23 gene encoding leucine-rich repeat-containing protein 23 isoform X2; its protein translation is MSDSDERDVLRAETEEEEDPERKEKISGQEDQDMMVKSLSLLCRTGNGLSHAYVRLDLKSKGLTDLALLSSFIHLRYLDISSNHLSDFSPLADLTQLLWVKGDGNLLQRFEGQPFGKLTYLQWLSFANNRLFDVKGFGGPALETLNLTGNGIQSMQGLEYHNLTNLVTLELRGNCLETTDGIYLPNLRHLYLAQNNIKRLEGLEKLLHLNTFHLRDNQLETLDGLSPNMKSLQYLNVRGNLISSMRALKTLVNVGQTLKALVLSDNPLAKTDDYRLYVISHLSQLERLDKDPITPGEKSEAQQKDFEDEYAEDQEDN
- the lrrc23 gene encoding leucine-rich repeat-containing protein 23 isoform X1 yields the protein MSDSDERDVLRAETEEEEDPERKEKISGQEDQLKPCPLTQDMMVKSLSLLCRTGNGLSHAYVRLDLKSKGLTDLALLSSFIHLRYLDISSNHLSDFSPLADLTQLLWVKGDGNLLQRFEGQPFGKLTYLQWLSFANNRLFDVKGFGGPALETLNLTGNGIQSMQGLEYHNLTNLVTLELRGNCLETTDGIYLPNLRHLYLAQNNIKRLEGLEKLLHLNTFHLRDNQLETLDGLSPNMKSLQYLNVRGNLISSMRALKTLVNVGQTLKALVLSDNPLAKTDDYRLYVISHLSQLERLDKDPITPGEKSEAQQKDFEDEYAEDQEDN